Genomic DNA from Lactuca sativa cultivar Salinas chromosome 8, Lsat_Salinas_v11, whole genome shotgun sequence:
ATGCTTGGGGTGATGTCAGACGTTGTAAAGTCCATGATCTTGTGAGGCAGGTATGTGtagaaaaaggaaaagaagaaaatttcTTCCTGAAAATAGACTCCCCACCATCTAATAATCTTTGTGAGGTAATTACCACATATAAGAAACGCCGTGTGGTTACAAATCAAGAAATGCACATTATGAGTCCGTCTCTTCCGACCACCCCAAGTGTTCAATCACTATTGTGCTTTACTAGGAAAACAACCTTAACCGACATTATCTCAAAGTTTTTCCCCTCCTTTTCACTACTTAGGGTGTTAAGTCTAGAAAAATGTAGATTGCTTTATTTCCCCCCTGGTTTAGCATTACTAGTTCACTTAAGGTACCTCTACATTTGGCTGTCATCATTTCCACCATCAATATGCACTTTATGGAACCTTCAAACCCTCATTGTTAAAACAAGTTCTAGTCCTATGGTTTTACCTAGCAacatatcaaatttggtgaatctGAGGCATCTAAGATGTAATGCAGATCTTTATCTTCCTTCAGTTGGAAAACCATTGAACTTGGAATTTATTACAAAGGTGGAGTTGGGAGATGGGGTAGATAATTTTAAGAAATGTTTTCCCAGGATCAAGGAACTTACATCTACTCTTTACTCCGACAAGGAAAAAGACTTTGAAGTACTCCATTACCTTCAAATCTTGACGTTAATGGGATCAGTTGAGCGAGAATTTCGCAGAGGTGCACCAAACTTGGGAAAGAATCACATTAGAATTGGGTTCCCTGAAACACTGAAAGTACTTACACTTGTAAGGTGTGGTCTACCGTGGAGCGACATGTCAATCATTCAATCATTACCTAATCTTGAGGCTCTCATACTAGAAGACAATGGGTTTGAGGGAACCCTGTGGGAAACAGGTGAGGATCAGTTTCAACGGTTAAAAGTCTTGAGACTTAAGAAGTTAAATATCAAACAATGGAAAGCCTCAAGCATCAACTTTCCATGTCTTGAACGATTACGGGTGGTGAATTGTGTTCATCTTGAAGAGATACCCCTTGAATTAGGGGACATCTCAACGCTCGAGTCTATATACATTTTGAATTGTGATGCTTCTCTTCTCGTATCCCTTCAAAGGATACGAAATGAGCAAGATGATGTGGGAAACTATGAACTGAAGATCAAAGTTGATGGAAGGAAAATGCCCTCTTGTGTATCCAAGCATGACGATTAATACATTTTACTTAATTGTGGAATTGCTATTGATACCATGAATGTTTAGTACATTATTAGTTGGTCTATTTACTACCTAGTACGGTGTCTGTTGGTATTCTTTACCCAAAATTTCAATTTGTTTTTTTCTCTTACCTAGTTGAATCTTTTGTTTAGTCAAAGTTGTCTTAGCTGGGTTAGGCGTGAAAGAATAATGCAACCTGGCAGTATTAGTCTTGTATGAGGGAAAAGATTTGCTCCAACCGAATGAATTAAACATCCTTCCAGAGCACATGTTTCAATTGGCTGTGAGTTTATTCCTGTTGAATGCATTCGTCCTTCCATCATATATATGGATGACTTGTAttcttgttttgataaacttggTATCAAAGCAAGATAGTGTTCTTTTTTTTTCCCCTAAATCGTGAATGCAACTCTTGATATGCAGAAACAAGATGCCACATAATGGATCTTCATTTTCAACAATTTTTTGGATTACAGAAATTCATGATTCAAAACTTAACGCAAACATGCTGGAGTTAATCTTGCAATAAGAGAACTAGCAGAAACATTATAGAAGAATGAAGTGTGTATAGGAACGTTTCTCACACAAAAACTAACACATATTTATTGATTAACTCCACCAATTTTACACCGACACATTTATACAGACACAACATGAAACATTGCAACTCTTGAAGAACCATCTCACCCCTTCAATATTTGACGGTTGAGTTAACTGCTATAATAACATTAAACAAACACGTGTACATTACTTTTTGAATTAGTCTTTCAGTCAAATAGTCATAGCAGATATGTAGGAGCTTATATCTCCACTTTAGTTGTACTTCCCTGTATGTGTATTTAAACTGATGTACCCCTTGTATCTCATAGACAAGAAATTGAAGATATACAATTTCATTCAATATCTCTGTTctttatggtatcagagcttataACACTTTGATTTTTCTTTGCTGTGGCATCTGTATCTCCAAGCATTCTCAATCTGGCTACTACCACAGCCCCCACCTTGAATTTTCAAATACCACAAATCACTGTGAAACTTGATCGCACCAACTACCCACTTTGGCGCACAAATATTATCGCAGCCCTTGAAGCCTTCGATCTGGAAGATTATGTTCTGAATCCTCAACCACCTACTGAAACAATAACTGTTCCTACTGTTGCAGCCATTCTAGCCACTGATTCTACTCCGGCAGTTGCTGCTGTTCCTGCCACCACAGCACCAAACCCCAAATATGTTGTCTGGAAGAAACGTGATAGGTTTGTCTTATTATGGCTCAAATCCACAATGACGGATCAAGCTCATGCTCTGGTTGCCCGCTCAAACTCTTCTTACACAGCGTGGCAAACTATTGAGACCTTGTATCAAGCTCAAACTAGGGCTTGTCGTATGCAAATAAGAAATCAACTTCAGACTCTTACAAAAGGATCAATGACCATGATGGAATACATTGAAAGGAAAAGGTCATTGGCTGATTCTTTAGCAGAGAACTTACGCCCAGTTCATGAAGAAGACCTAATCAACTACATTCTTCCTGGCCTGGACTCATCTTATGGCAGTTTCATTACTGCTTTTATGATGAAATCTGAAACTCTAACAGTTGATGATCTCATAGGTCTTTTGTTACAGGAAGAAGCTAGACTTGAACAAGATCATGTTCGCCTTGCGTTTGTCCCACAAGCCCCCGCTGCTGCCCTAACTGTAAATCGATCAAATCATCGCTCATCTCACTCCTATGCTGGTCACGGATCAAGTACTCCATCAAATGCTGCTCAAAGGGCGAATTATTCTAATGCAAATCGCAGCTCTGACCAGAGGAGATGACGCCCAATTTGTCAATTATGTACTAAACCTGGTCACGAAGCTATTGACTGTTGGCAAAGGGGAAACCAAACAGATTTTCCATCTAGAAGGCCCAATCCTAAAGCAAACCAGCACCAAGCTTTTTTAGCCCATCAGCACAGCCCATCATCTATTGATCCAGCTTGGTATTTTGATACCAGTGCTACTGATCATGTTTCTCCAGACATTACCAAGCTGAACATAGTTGATTCATACACAGGGGATGAAAAGCTTCAAGTAGGAAATGGTAATCACTTGTCTATTTCTCATGTTGGCTCATCTTCTATATCTCATCTAAAATTGCTAAATGTGTTAATTGTTCCTAACCTTACTAAAAATCTTCTTAGTGTTTCTAAATTGACAGAAGATAATGATGTTTATATGGAATTTTGGCCTAAATCATGTTCTGTTAAGATATTGCAGGGACAAACAATCCTTCAAGGGGATAAACATGAAGGCCTTTATCGACTACCTCTCTCTCATACTCACAAAGCTTTTACCGGTAGTCGCACCTCACTTCATGGATGGCACAAGCGACTTGCACATCCACATGAACCGCTTCTTCGCTGTTTAGTTTCTACATTCCATCTTCCCGTGTCTACAAATAAATTTCCTACTGTTTGTGAGTCGTGTCAACTAGGAAAAAGTCATAGACTTCATCTCCCTAGTTCTCATGTAACATCCTCAAAACCGTTCGAAATAGTTTATTCTGATGTTTGGGGACCTTCCCCCGTTTTTTCTTTGAATGGAAGTCGctattttgtcttatttattgatgattgcactaAATTTGTATGAGTTTATTTCTTATCACAAAAATctcaagtttttgaaactttctTACAGTTTCGAACAATGATAAAAACCCAATTTCAATGTGATATCAAAAGTTTACAGACTGACTGCGGGGGAGAATATCGAAATGTTTCTAAGTTTCTTCATTAGCATGGTATTTCACATCGTCTCTCTTGTCCTCATACTCCAAAACAAAATGGAGCTGTCGACCATCGAAATCGAGTCATTGTTGAAAAAGGTCTCACCCTTCTAGCTCAATCCTCCCTTCCTCAAATTTTTTGGGAGCATGCTTTCAAAACTGCTACCTATCTACATAACCGATCCATCACTCCTAGTCTAGCTTATGAGTCACCATATCAACGTTTATACCACAAGATACccgattatgattttttttaaacctttggCTGTCTTTGTTATCCGTATTTGAGACCATATAATCCTCATAAAATTGACTTTCGTCCCAAACCTTGCGTTTTTCTTGGCTATAGCGCCTCTCATAAAGGTTATATATGCCTTCATCCACACACCTCTCGTATATATATTTCACGTCATGTCATATTTAATGAGGATTTCTTTCCTTATCAACATTTAAACAAACCGCAACAATCAAGTAATGATCCCAACACATCCACATCTTCTAATCCTTCACCTACGGTTGTCATTGAAAATCCAACCCAAATTCCTAATCCACCAAACTCAGTTTCTTTCATTCCTCCAACCAGCCCATCAGGCCCAACTATCACCCCTGGTCCACCTATTACTTCATCTAGCCCATCAGTCTTTCCTTCTACAAACCCTTCGTCCCCTGTCCCTCAGTTATCACCACACATCTCTTCTAATACCTCCTAACCTCCGCCAACTACATCCATTTTTCGACCAGCTGAAATTAGTCAACACTCGATGGTCACCCGTGCAAGCACAAACTCTCTCAAACCCAAAATATTCACTGTCGATCTTTCTCATAACCCTACCATTGAACCTCGCCTTTTTTCTCACGCAATTAAACACAAATGTTGGCAAGATGCGATGTGATCAGAATATGAGGCTCTCATGAAAAATAACTCCTGGTCACTTGTTCCTTGTCCTACTAATGTCAATATTGTTGGTTCTAATTGGATTTACAGGGTCAAGAAACGATCGGATGGTACAATTGACAGATACAAAGCGCGACTAGTTGCTCAAGGTTTCAGTCAAGAAGAAGGCGTGGACTATTTTGATACGTTCCGGTCATTAAACCGACAACAATTAGACTGGTGCTTTCGATTGCTCTATCTCAAGGCTGGTACATTCGACAATTGGATATCAATAACGCCTTTCTTAATGGCGATCTATCAGAAGTGGTGTATATGAAACAACCAAGGGGATTTGAAGATCGAAATTACCCTCATCATGTCTGTCGATTGAAAAAATCTCTTTATGGCCTTAAACAGGCACCAAGAGCTTGGTTTACAAAGCTCAAAAATTATCTAGTCTCCCATGGCTTTCGTGCTTGTCAAGCTGACACCTCGCTATTTGTTCATATTACTCCTACTgttacaatttatgttttagtctATGTGGACGATTTGATTATCACACGTACTAATAATCTTCAACTTCAAGTCTTCATTGATGAATTGAATCGGATATTCTCACTCAAGGATCTTGGAGACCTGCATTTTTTCCTTGGGTTACAAATTCACAGGACTAAATCTGGACTAACCTTGTCACAACAAGCATATGTCACAGATATTCTCAACAGGAGTAATATGTCATTAGCTTCACCTATGTCTACACCTGCTGATCCGTACAGTTGACTACAAAAGGCTGGTGATTCGTTTAGTGATCCAAAGCTATACAGGCAAGTAGTAGGGTCACTTCAGTATGCAACAATCACTCGACCTGACATTGCCTACTCAGTAAATCGTGTGTGTCAGTTTATGCATTCACCAACAAATCGACATTGGCAAGCTGTCAAACGTATTCTTCGATATCTCAAGGGAACGATTACTCATTGTTTACACTTCACACCTACTAAAGCCAAAGGATTACATGCCTTTTCTGATTCTGGGTGGATTTCCGACACAGCCGATCACAATATGGTTTTGCTGTTTTCTATGGTTCGAACCtcattagctggacttctagaaaacaaaaagttgttGCAAGATCTAGTACAGAAGCTGAGTATCGATCTCTAGCCTATACGACTGCTGAACTCATGTGGCTAAAACAGTTGATTATTGATCTTCAAGCTCCAATTCACACTCCACCACTGTTACTTTGCGATAATGTAGGAGCCATTTTTATGTCCAAGAACCCTGTTATCAGTATTAGATCAAAGCACATTGCTTTAGATTTTCATTTTATTCGAGAGCAAGTAAAGGCTGGTGAGCTAAACATCTGTCATGTGTCCTCTGTTGATCAATTGGCAGATATATTCACCAAACCCTTAGGCAAAGATCGTGTTTCATTTCTTCGTTCCAAGCTTCAAGTTCTTCCCGCTCTTGAGCttgctgggggggggggggggggggggggggggggacattAAACAAACACGTGTACATTACTTTTTGAATTAGTCTTTCAGTCAAATAGTCATAGCAGATATGTAGGAGCTTATATCTCCACTTTAGTTGTACTTCCCTGTATGTGTATTTAAATTGATGTACCCCTAGTATCTCAGAGACAAGAAATTGAAGATATACAATTTCATTCAATATCTCTGTTCTTTATGCTATAACTACCAACTAACTAACTCTAACAACCAACTAATTTTAACTGCCATAACTTCCAGAATTCttaaataattaccaaaatatcccTAAGTCTAGAtcaacaaaaatatataaaataaattatacATTCAAAATGCGAGCAAGATCAAATAATATTACAATATTAATCTTAgttaaaaacttcaaaaaataaaataaaatggatAAAAAATCTCTTTAAATATTTATTTGTGGGAATCAAAATTGGTGGTTGCCTTGAACGGTTGTTATACAGAATTGGCATATGCACTTTGCCAACGACTATACTTTTTCACCATttatcggctctagggttaccaGCGGCGGCTTTAGGTTTTCCGGAGGGTGCAAACGTCGGCGATCCTCTTGAAGGATTGAACTACTTTTATCAGTGTGATTTATGATTAAGTGTTATGCTTAAaaatggaattagggtttcgatAAGGAATTCCATAGGGCAACCTTGATGAAAGTAGTAGAAGTTCATAAATTTCTGCATATCTCACACATCAGggtaacacctatatatataccaggtgagatgcaacccaatgTACTTATACCAAAAAAGAAGTTGAAGCCCAAGAGCATAGCTTTTGATGCAAAAagaaatataaaatcaaaataccGGTATCAATACACTTATATATCAAATTAATTTGGACAGAGATGACAATAAAAATATCGTTAATCAATTACATTTAAAGAGGACACCATTTCAGAGTAAATTTAACCCATAAAAGTAGAAGAAGATTGCAATTTTATGCCTCAATCTTAGGTTCATTTGTGCTTCATGATATGTTCTTGATTTTGCTAGATCTTTGCAACTTGATGATTGATTATCTGGAGTGTCTTCTACTAGAAAAAAGACTTTGAAACCCCTGGTGTTGAAGTTACCACTGATTACTACTCAGTACACATGTACAATCTTTATTGCCAATGCTATTTATTGGTCTACAACTTGCCAAGAAGCATCTAGCTGCCAGATACAATAAACCCCATGCCGAGATCGTCGACCACTGCACATAAGATTTCAAATCTCTTTTCAGTTATTATAAAAATTCAGTTTTTTTACAAAATGTTTCTTTTTTTATTCAGATATTGTGTTCTTCGAGATGGTTGTCAAATGGAAGGGATTTCAAATGAAGCATGTTCAATTGCAGGCCATTGTGGTCTTGGAAAAGTTGAATGCTTTTTATGATGATAACCACATCTCGATGATTTATTGAAGCTTGATTTGGTTTCCTTTGGGTTTGATTTGGAATTTTGATCCTTGTTTGTGAATCTGTTATAGAAAGAGTAGATATTAAACTTGATTTGATTGCAATAACTTTGAATTCTCTTCCTTTTGAAGAAAAATGCTTATATATCATTAGATTTTAGAACCTGACAACTTTACAACTTGTTGgatagaagggtaaaatagtcatttttattATTAACCAACAATTTAGAACATATTTTCATTAAGAGCCTCTAAATCATTAGGGCCTATCATTTAGAGGTTGCCAAACTACCCTTTAGTTTATACTCTTTTAACATAAAAATTATGTActtatgttattcatatgtttaTAGTAGTGTCCAATATTAATATCAACTGTGAAGATATATTAAAAATTGTTATAAGTCAGTAGTAGAATCTATTTATATTCTAAATTTATAAGTTTATATAACTTAATAAAGGTATAAACTATTattggaaatggaatgaagaaaaaaaaaataaagatcaaAAAATGAGTTTATGAaaagtttttaaatgaaaattagtATGTACTATGTAGTGTCTGGATTGGTGGGACCATATTCCCAGCAAACATGAGCCAAc
This window encodes:
- the LOC122195458 gene encoding uncharacterized protein LOC122195458; this translates as MYPLYLIDKKLKIYNFIQYLCSLCILNLATTTAPTLNFQIPQITVKLDRTNYPLWRTNIIAALEAFDLEDYVLNPQPPTETITVPTVAAILATDSTPAVAAVPATTAPNPKYVVWKKRDRFVLLWLKSTMTDQAHALVARSNSSYTAWQTIETLYQAQTRACRMQIRNQLQTLTKGSMTMMEYIERKRSLADSLAENLRPVHEEDLINYILPGLDSSYGSFITAFMMKSETLTVDDLIGLLLQEEARLEQDHVRLAFVPQAPAAALTVNRSNHRSSHSYAGHGSSTPSNAAQRANYSNANRSSDQRR